The nucleotide sequence CATGTTTCACCGGAACCTGACACAGTTTTCCTGCATGAGGTTTGAAATAAACCAAGAAGCaaggtggtgtgtgtgggcGAGTGTTAACTGAGCCGTGTGggacagtttgtttttaatctccATGTTTCCTTGGTTGCACTGGTGTCTATTTAGGACAAGAGGTATTTTGGACACTCACTCTCATGAGAGGGTCTTCCAGAGATTGACCTGCATTGACGATGGCCTCCTTGGACACAGCTGTATCTCCGTTAGCCTGGATCTCCAGTACTGCCATCTAGAGGTGCAAGAAATCTGTGTTAACACACACTCGCttataaacagacacacaggagtGAATCTTACAGCATCCATGTGTTTCTCTCACCTCTAGAGCGCAGATGCCAAAGGAGAAAATGTCTATGGCGTAATCATCTTCGCCGGCTGGAATTGGAGACAAAAGAAGATGAGAATCATAGAAAAACGAGAAGGAAAAGGTTTCCGCCGAAGTGAAAaggtaatttggtgcagcttggttgaatttaagcAAACTGTTGGGCATGTGTGTGATCTTTTACGGCTGAAACCTAAACACAGACTGACTCCGTTACACTTGCCTCCGTATTCTGGAGCGAAAAAATGCAGATTCCTCTGCTCGTCACGATGTTGCCTCCCTTTACCGTGAACACTGGCATCTGGGAACACTggtcagagaaaacaaagataaGGTTAAGTGACATATGacaccaatgaaaacacatgtaTCCACAACAGAATGATCTATTTCTTACCATTAACAAATAGCCGATGCCACACTGTGGAAAGAAAATTAGGCATAATTTAGATATTTAGTGTGTTTTGTAAAACTGCAGAGATTAATGAATCCAGAGAGCCACAGTCTGAGATAACAGCAGAGGAGGCTGCTCGCTGCAGTAACATAAAAAGCCCTGCTGGGAGCAGACCTGAGCCGATCTTGATGAGGCCGTTGTGCTGGATGAAGATGGTGTCGCACGTCAGGTTGCCATGGATTATTGGTGGATCACAGGAGTGGAGATAactgacaggaaataaaaaaacatcagattaATGTTCAGGCTGCGATAACAGATGTGTTTCATGTTAGAATCCTGGAGAATAAAATCAATCTGTACCTGAGAGCTGAGAGAATCTGGGTGCACCATCTCTTCCAGGCCTAAAATAAAGCAACAGGAACCttctaaaatatttatatcatttaCTCGAACACATTAGAGTACGGTATTGATCCTTTGTTCTTAGGAATTATTGGAAATAAGGCTATACTCCAGCCAATGTATAGAACTTTTAACAATCATTCCAGGCTTTGAATTATTAAAACACCAAATGTGCACTgaccaaagagaaaaaaaaacgacttgctggataaataataaaataggtTTTGGTTTTCAAACCCACAACATTGCAAAATGCAATATATATCAGGCCACGTCAGGTTACATAACCTCTAATCCTGCAGGAAATATGGACAGTGATTGGACAGCAGCGCCGCGCGTCAGACAGACGATACAGTATGTGACCAGAGTCAAAACACTGACCTTCACATTCATAGTCTTGTGGTTCTTCTTAGTTTTCTTCAGGAACTGCTTAAGGCTGCCTGACGACATGTATTCTGTGATGAATATAacctgtggaggaggagaacacggatcagtgtgtagtgtgtgtgtgtgtgtgtgtgtgtgtgtgaagacctCTTACCCGAGCCTGGCTCTCCTTCATGTCCAGCCAGTACTTGTGGAACTTGACGATGTTTGGGTGTTCGACCTGCATCAGGTTCTCAAACATCTCCTTGATCTTCTCCTGGAAAACAAACTTCTCAGTTATTCATACGTCTTCATTCAACCTTGATATTTTAATGACGCAACGAGAATAAACAAAAGCTGGAGGCAATGTGATAAATATGTCTCAAAGTAGTTTCATACTTTTGTCctttaatttcctcttttttattaCTGTTGATATTGACAAGGGACTGATTACCGAATATCTCTTTAAAATTACATCCGCTGCTAAAGCCAACTCATGGAAATGGATACAGGTGGAGCCTCCAGACAAAGGATGACTGGAATTATCTAACCTATACAGACAAACCGACCTTTATCGTACTGGAAAACACATGTCATACACATAATGTAAAACAATAATGTTAATAAAGgcaacaaatcaaattaaagtaaATTCATTGTGTTGGCTTCAGGTAAAAAGAGCCATCATACCTCCTGTGCTTTGAAGACCTTCTTGTCGGAGAAGAGCACCTCGTTCCACACCACCTCCACACCTTCCTCTGTGTCCATGGCCAGAGACGCACTCTCCACCCCAGGGACATTACCTTGGCTGACCTGCAGGGGGCAGAAAGTAGCAGATATCGGATTTAGCGAAatgcaaacacagcagctgcaaaATCTCAAATTGCAAATCCAAAAGTTACACTTAGATAAAGATAAACCTGAGTCACCTGTTTACACAATCTGCAGTCATGAAGCAATATTAGCTTTTCAACTTCAACGCTTTTTACGTACACAGTCATTGAAGCCTTTTTTGTTATaaaaaattaaagtaaaagaaaaaaacatgcagaactGGAACAaagacagagtcagagagagacatGGCTCCAGCACTGCCATCGCAGTTCAATCATAGGCCAGTGACCAACCAATGACAATGGAGACAAAAGCACGAGAGCATGCTGGTGACCCATAACAACACGTAGTAGATGTTGCTGTAAAGCAGCAGGGCATTAGCGGGCACTcgctaaaataaaaaagcaggtTTGAAATGATTAGAAATCCTCTCCCTCCCCGCTGTGACGATAATATCTGATAAAAGCTCCATGTAATCTATTCACGCAGATCTGACGCTGGTAACTCCGTTAGTGAAAAGTTGTATCTGGGCCTCTCGGTGTAGGGCGGTCTGTAAGGTAGAGTATTTAAACCACATCGAATTCAGTTTGATCTAATCAGTGTGGACGATAATTCACTCCACTTGGGTTATGTGTTCAGTGCTGCCAGCCATGTACAGGATGAGATGAGAATGAACAGCGATGGGGGGCGGGAGGGGGGgtgagcagcagcttgtgtcaGGAGGGAAGAGATGGATTAgcgggagaaggagagagagggggattgTGGATGAGGGATTTAGAGAGATGAGACAagatggaggaggtggcggCACAcaagcttcaataaaaaaaaaaaaacccgaagcagagaagaggcagtGGCCGGGTCTATAATCTGGCAGACGCAGACCGCCCGGGGCTCCATCACTGCATGAGGCAGCGTCTTATGCAACAAAGCGCTCAGGACTGCTCTTCACAGGATATTGCTGCTTCAGCTGAGTCGACCTGAACTTGGAAGTGGTGGTTTAGTCAGTTTAAAGAGACTGAAGTGGGTCCAACGTTTTTTGCTAATAAGCATTTAACAAATCTAAGATCCAATAATTGCATCTTGCCAAATTAATAGCAAAATTGTTTTGTGGATAGACCTacaattattaatttattcatggTTTATTTGTTAGGGACGAGTGCACTTGATAAAATGAGAACAGTCGTCCCATGCAAGTATCACAGTGCTTCTACCTTTACTGGAAGTGCTGTTCTGAAGATATCAATTATAGAGAGATTAAAAGGGAAtcaaaatgtgataaataaaataaacaataaagcacaaataaaaaatgagacAAGGGTCCATATTAAAACACCAGGACGTAAaacactgttattattaattttaGCTTGTAACTTGGCCTTGTGCACAGGAGCAAGTTGAACTTGTAGACTCTAAAGATGGACCacatgtctccacctcctcccatcaTACATAAAAATTAAGTTAAACTGGCCCTGATACGAAAGCTGCCGTCTTGTTCTTTCGACGTCTTTTGGAGACTTTGCAGtaactaattaaacacaaactcacttgaaatgacgggggggggggggggggggggggggcatctgaACAACTATTATTTGGGCTTCTCCCTCCGTCTCAATGATGCTTATTACTGCTAAATGCTAACCATTGAGATTTTCCACAGAGCTCCACTTGTGACGTCGTCATCTTTAACTCTGCGGGTCAAAAAAAACGTCTTTCAGCATCAGACTGGAGCAACACGAGGACGGTTGTTTATTGAACCAAACGGGGAGAAAATTCCAAGCGCCCACAAAGAGCTGATAGAATTTTACAATCAGTCTTTTCAGACACCACAGATGTCTTCATGAAGTGAGCAAGGGAAAGAAATGCTCCACCAAATGTTTTCTGGTGTGTTTCTGGCTCGGCCCACACTGACGCTCCCTGCAGGGTTTTCTTTACAGATGAGGTGGGCAGCAGGAACAACATGACATATAATCTCTCTACTCCACCAAAGAAGATAATCTGATTACTGGTATTACAGAACCACGGTTCAACAGCAGAAGGAATTCCGTTGCTTGGATAGATGTCAGGACAGACCCATGTCAGTTTCCCACTGGCGTCGGGACTCggctgctgtttattttctctcGATGCTGAGAAACACTTCGTCCCCTGTCCCCGCGTCTCCCAAGAGGTCTGCTGCTCGGTCATGGTAGCGTGAGACTCGTAAACAGCGCCCTGGATGCTGCTCCCTGATTGGCTTTTGGAGGGGAGGTGGGTTTTAGGGTGTGGAGAGGGATTTATGAATCATGTGTTCATGTCATAACAACACCAACTTCTGTCCTGATGTTTGTCAAGTCTGCATCTGAGCCGGGTTAAACTGGATCTGACACCAGCCTCTCATTACATCACCACACAGTTTATTCCTGTGCGCTCCTCACTCACACCATGGCGGTTGTGGTCTGAGAGTTCCCTCATGTTCAGCGTGTGGGAGAGAAATACCACTCAGAGGTCATTTGATGACAATACAGCACCAGGGATAAACTGAATATTAAGTTAAAGGTGTGGGTGTGAATATGATGCTGGCTCAGTGTTGATTGTTAATTAGATTGATCCTTATACACGACCTAAGTAAAGGACAGCTATTCCATTCAAGACCCATCAGTCTCTTCACTTACACTCTATTATATACactcataataatataatatatatatatatatatataaatgactAAATGACTACTTTTCTACTTAATCAGTTTCTGTTTTAAGTGGAACAGatttcagaaatgttcctgctgtatCATAGTGAATTTAGTGTTTCTGGTCTAATTGCTCATTGCGGATCTTTCTGGAGCTCGTGAGCAGTTAACAAGGGACAAAATTTTAATTAGagtaaaatatacagtatttgtttGGCAAGCTCTTCAATGTGCAACCTTATTGTTTATAAGTGTACTCACAGTActcatgtatatatgtatgagGGCATAGACAATGTGTGCATTTTACTCATTTGCATTTACAATTAActtaaaactgaattaaagaGGCATTGTGAGATTTAATTCTGCAGAAAACTAATTTTAGACTTCTGATAAACTCAGTTTCCGAAATACAAATCTAATGTTGAGCAGTTTcatggaaaataaatcaaattttaatgatattttgatgtttactttttgttttaaagggaAGGTGGTTCATCTTTATGAGGAGGATGCAGTTTGTGCGTCTCTGGGTTGTATTGTGTAAGATTTCAGTTTATTATGTGTAAATAGACACACCCTGCTCTCTGTGCAGAGCTCGACTGGCTCGTGGTATCGATCCACGCAGACGAAAAACACAAACCTTCACCTCCACAACCCGATGATCACAGAAGCTATAGCTGAACCGTCTGATTTCTAACGCAGAGATTCAGGGTGAGGTTGCTTTTACATTTGGCCCAAGGCCGGAGCATTATCTGAAAATCAGGGTCCGATGAGCCAGAGGGAGAACAGACGGGGGGGATTACAAGAGAGGAACAAAGTACAGCATGGCAGCTCTTTCTGTGTGACTCTTGTTGCCGAGGCATCTTAAATGAAAGCACGTCTTTGTCTGAGACTGTGTGTGGGTCCAAGCTGTACAGTAACAAAGAGCTTTGTCTCCTACATGTCAGCGTCTCGCCTCTTCCTACATCTCATACCTTAACGATGAGCGGATACGCCGCACACTATGAATATTTAATCACCAGATCTGGTACAGAAACAAGGCTACACCCAAGTAAAACGCCTGTAACGCTGTGTGAGTGGCTGGGCGAGTGTAATGTATGTAAATGAGCGCAGGCCTCTTTCTCGTCCACGTTGTGCCGCTGCGTCGCTAAGAGATTTCACTGGCATCAAAGAGGAGCAGGATCAAAGAGTTGGACTCGAGTGTTGTGGAAAAATGCAAAAGAGGAAAATCATCTCAAACTCTGCCGTGAGGATGttggagaggaaaaagaaacggCCTCTTCAGTACCAACAGGGTGTATATACCGCAGTGACAGAAACATGTTTACTGTATATTGGTGTTTTATTAAATCTGTCTGTAAGGCTGCAAATTTACGTCTGTAAAAATCTCCTTggacattcaaatacatttctgtaaCCATGGAGATGACAGTTTGGATGAGGTAGCTACAGCTACAACTGATAATCTGAAATTGATTTCACATCCAGGTTATTTTAGATTCATTTCCGGGgagtaggaggaagtggagatgcttatatatacagtctatgagttTAACACACTAGCGTGAAAATATTAGTCATGTGGCTTCAAGTAAATCTGCAGCTGACGTCATTGGTTTGTTTGGTCCTAAAGAAAATGACTGAACCTCGGATGAGTAACATGACGAGGACAGTTGAGGGATAAGCTGCATTTCAATCAAACTCGTTACAGAAAAATACTGAgaatcataaaaacatttttactttcaaACCCTGTTAACTTTCACAAAGCAGCGTCACACTGCAAACCACGATCTAATGAGTCAACAGTTTAAACCAGACAAGACGAGATCCCCGACTCTCACTCTGCTGGTGTCTGGGCCCTGAGCCACTGACCGTCTGCTGACCTTCACCATCCCCACGAGCCGCTCAACTGTCCGCCTccacacccccccacccctcgcCTCAGGATGTCACATGAACACAATAAAGTCAGCCTCTCGGATAATGTGCGTGCGTCCGCTCAGCGTGAAGTCATAACTCGATGGCACCAGCCGAGAGCAGGTGACAGGAAACGTCTAGTCTTCATTCAGACGACAGATTATATCTGTGAAAGATTTTTCATCAGCAAAGAAGAAATCGCGTTAACGGGTCTGCAGCGTTTCTCAAATCGATGCCTGTCCTATCCCACATTATCTAAATTAAAGTGCTGCCAGGGTCCCTGACTCTCCGGAGCATAACTCTGCCAAAGGACGAGCAGGGGTCACACAAGCCGGTGAGCAGATATTAGACACATCAGCCCTCATCATGTCTCACTTGTTCATTTTCTCGTGGGGCAGTTAAAGCTCCCCGCGAAGAGGAATGCAGGCAGAGCGAGGCGGGTTCAGCAGAGCAGATGGATGCAGAGCGGAGAGCGgctgcaaaacaaacagcaacaggACACAACACAGTCAAAACACAGCGAAAGACCAGGGAAGGTTTTTTCAGCTTGCTTCATGAAGCTCTGAAGCAGAAAAGAGTAAATGAATGTCCTGTTGTGCTGGAAGAGAATGAcccatttttaataaaaagcttTGTGTGATATCAATATTTCTGGAGCATGATGAGCAGTGTGAGGCCTTCACGTGAGATTAAAAACATGCCTTTCTTGCACATGCTTTGTCTTTGggattgtgtttgtctgtgtttc is from Paralichthys olivaceus isolate ysfri-2021 chromosome 17, ASM2471397v2, whole genome shotgun sequence and encodes:
- the nrbp2b gene encoding nuclear receptor-binding protein 2b isoform X2, which translates into the protein MTMSVPERKSGSEGKEEESEDESEILEESPCGRWQKRKEQVSQGNVPGVESASLAMDTEEGVEVVWNEVLFSDKKVFKAQEEKIKEMFENLMQVEHPNIVKFHKYWLDMKESQARVIFITEYMSSGSLKQFLKKTKKNHKTMNVKAWKRWCTQILSALSYLHSCDPPIIHGNLTCDTIFIQHNGLIKIGSVWHRLFVNVFPDASVHGKGRQHRDEQRNLHFFAPEYGAGEDDYAIDIFSFGICALEMAVLEIQANGDTAVSKEAIVNAGQSLEDPLMREFTQSCLRHEAKLRPTAHDLLFHRVLFEVHSLKLLAAHCLINNQYLLPENCVEEKTKSFDPSAVMAEIKHEDRQGVQLKYSHVSPLELDKFLEDVKNGIYPLMNFASSRPHPVPRALSLSQEQVETVKTPTPEPQETETRKVVQMHCNLESNEEGTKTHLSLFLKMDDKLHRQLSCDILPRGQ